The Helianthus annuus cultivar XRQ/B chromosome 16, HanXRQr2.0-SUNRISE, whole genome shotgun sequence genome includes a window with the following:
- the LOC110919847 gene encoding uncharacterized protein LOC110919847, whose amino-acid sequence MWVYNFVPQEITNVLCILWLYSMWVYNFEPQEITSDYRVGTDGYSKKWVGSLFSDAVASSTKALMHLLYNLKVAVGNYKKQHSMMLSFCYLFLLLNLIMYQVAVGDHKKQHSMMLSFCYLFLLLNLIMYQVCMSAKHDQNASKRKRSDTVKEDDDSPSWLIPDILLLIMMRLGIVDFLAFSGVCKLWRTIALTNRKEFLLSRQRMAIRISTRVANRKECWLEDCDGRVFRTILPRSSGRTCVGLVSGYVILFGRKTRDFRLVNPITRHEVNFPRFPFHVVVGPNAFQGTLVFSRTADRWVFVISSRHSRTVSFSFNGKRGSWTHLSSDVPISDLAFFKGKIYTLNEDIGLCEVRLGPNPTLTPLKMKNSLRSRVFLPEFGILGEKLFVTGYQPYNPFPVEVDVDKVRWVIKKPEFCEDPDMLCRWFSYVNRSGEGRKTRVINMPYFPHECWDANILHE is encoded by the exons ATGCATCTTATGGTTGTACTCAATGTGGGTTTACAACTTTGAGCCACAAGAAATTACAAGTGATTATCGCGTAGG GACGGATGGATACTCCAAAAAATGGGTCGGATCACTATTTTCTGACGCTGTTGCTTCTTCCACCAAGGCGTTGATGCATCTTCTCTATAACTTAAAG GTGGCAGTTGGAAATTATAAGAAGCAGCATTCTATGATGCTGAGCTTCTGTTATCTGTTTCTTCTACTAAATCTCATCATGTATCAG GTGGCAGTTGGAGATCATAAGAAGCAGCATTCTATGATGCTGAGCTTCTGTTATCTGTTTCTTCTACTAAATCTCATCATGTAtcaggtat GTATGTCTGCAAAGCACGATCAAAATGCAAGCAAAAGGAAGAGATCCGATACTGTTaaagaagatgatgattcacCATCCTGGTTGATCCCAGATATTCTTTTATTAATCATGATGCGGCTGGGAATTGTCGACTTTCTTGCATTCAGCGGTGTGTGCAAGTTGTGGCGGACAATCGCACTCACAAACAGGAAAGAGTTCCTGTTGTCTAGACAACGGATGGCCATACGCATCTCCACTCGAGTGGCTAATAGAAAAGAGTGCTGGTTAGAGGACTGTGACGGAAGAGTGTTCCGGACCATCCTTCCTCGTTCTAGCGGCAGGACCTGTGTCGGGTTAGTTTCTGGTTACGTGATCTTGTTCGGGAGGAAAACCCGTGATTTCCGGCTTGTAAATCCTATCACAAGGCATGAAGTTAATTTCCCTCGTTTCCCCTTTCACGTGGTTGTTGGTCCAAACGCCTTTCAGGGTACCCTCGTCTTTTCACGAACAGCGGATAGATGGGTGTTTGTGATCTCATCCCGACACTCGAGGACAGTATCGTTCTCGTTTAATGGTAAACGAGGCAGCTGGACTCATCTGTCATCCGATGTCCCAATCAGTGATTTAGCATTTTTTAAAGGAAAGATATATACCTTGAACGAAGACATTGGTTTATGTGAAGTGAGACTCGGTCCTAACCCCACCTTGACACCGCTAAAAATGAAGAATTCGTTGAGGTCACGTGTCTTTCTTCCAGAGTTTGGAATTTTGGGTGAAAAGCTGTTCGTGACAGGTTACCAGCCATACAATCCATTCCCTGTTGAAGTCGACGTTGACAAAGTGAGATGGGTGATTAAAAAACCAGAATTCTGCGAGGATCCTGACATGCTATGCCGGTGGTTTAGTTATGTTAATCGCAGTGGTGAAGGTAGAAAAACGCGTGTGATAAACATGCCATACTTCCCTCATGAATGTTGGGATGCTAATATCCTACATGAGTGA